Below is a genomic region from Burkholderia pseudomultivorans.
TACACATGCGTATAGCCGAGCGCTGCAAACAAATGATATCGATGAAACCCGGCGAGCAATTCGTAGCGTACCTCTCCTGGCCGCTTGTACACGCTCAATGGCGGCAACGGAATACCATCCCTCACAGCGTCCAGTATGCTGGTGCTTCGAATCACACCGGGCCTGTCCGGATCTGGTTTGTCGAAGTTTGGAGTACCCACATTTCTCCGAGGTGAATCGATCAAATCAATCGCAATGATTTCACCGCCAGTACTCGCCGGCGCCGAACTGGCTGGGAGGAAGTCGGCCATCCCAGCGTCGACAACCAAGGCCCGCGCCTCCGACAAAACCTGTGAATCGATATGCCTCATGATGCGATGGTCTCGATCAAATGCTTCATTGTTCCAGCATTGCGCTGGGCGACATCGCGATAGCAGTTGTTGAACACGACGTGCACGTTTGCCGCGCGTCCTGACATTTCCGCGATCGGTTCTGCAAGTTCGTGCAGCTCCTCTTCACTGTATTCGTAGTTGAACCGCTCGGCCGCCGACTCGGACCCACTCCACGTCGAGGCGTTACGTCCGTGAAGCCGCACGATCGCCAGTTCAGGCGACGTCACATCCCAGATCGAGTGCACGCGCTTCGTCACCCCTTCCGGAGCATCCACGATGACGTGCACGATTCCGCGCGCGCGCTCCATCGCGAGCGTCGATTCGCGGTGCTTCTCGTCGAACCAGCTCTCGTGCCGGAATTCGAAGGCGGTGAGCAGTGGGTGCATGCGCTCGGCGCAGTGCTCGACATGCGCGAGCGATTTCGGCGCCGCGGTCACCCAGTGCGGGAACTGGAACAGCACTGCTCCGAGTTTTCCTGCCTCGTGCAGCGGGCGTAGCGCCTCAAAGAAACGCGACCACAATTCCTCGACGATCGGCGCCGGCACATCCTTGTAGTACAGGTTCTTTTTGCCGGTGTTCGGTAGCTCGGCCTGCAGATCCTTGGGGATGAACTTGGGTTCGGTCTGGTGACCGGTGAAGAGGCGAAACGCCTTCATGTCGAAAATGAAGTCCGGCGGCGTCCGCGCGACCCAAAGCGCGCTGTTGCTGGCGCTCGGCATCGCGTAGTATGAAGAATCCACCTCGACCACCGGGAAGACGCTGGCGTAATACCGCAGGCGCGCTTCCGCGCTGCTGCAGCCAGGCGGATAGAAAGCGCCGGACTCGATGAGCGTCTTGTCGGTCCACGAAGCCGTGCCTACCAGAATCGACATGCCAGCCTCCGGTGAGATGTCGGGGCCGAGATCGGGCAGTCCGGCCGTCCCCAATTTTTCGCCTTGACGCCACCATCTTAGCCCACGATACACTGTGTTTTTATACAGTGCTTCAGCCGTGATCAAACCTCAGTGGGCTTACATCTGGGAGTACAGCTTTCTGGGCGACAAGAACCGCCTGAGGACCCCGATCGAGCTCACGAAACGTGAATTTGAGTTTTGGCTCGACAAGGATCCAAGGTCGAGCTCCCTAGTTACGTACACACCAATCGAAGCGACCAGGATCGACCGCAACCGCGTTCCGCTCACGGATCGGCGGTTCAAGCTGCGTCCGGCAGTGCCGGAATTTGACGCGCCGACCGAGGCCGATCTGCGCGCGCTATGGCGCGAGTACAGCGACCTTCAAGTCCGATGGTTGATTCTCGAAATCCGCGCCCTTCGAAAATCGCTCGAGCGCGTCGAGGAGTGGTACACGTACAGCGACAAGAACGTCGCCAACAAGGGCGATCTAGCCGGCGCACAGGGCCAGTTGCATCGACTGATGCACCTGCTGCGCGAGGAGATGCAGCGCGCGGGGATGAGTTAATCGGAACATGACCTGCTGATGTGAAAAGCCCCGCTCGTGGCGGGGCTGAAACTTTGACAGGGCACATTAAGGCTATCGGCTCAACTTGCGCGGGCCAACTCCTTCAGCTCTTCGAGTGTCGGCGGCCGATCACCGTCAGGATGACAGTACACAAACTGATTAAAGGCTGATCCGAACCCCTCTCTAAAATACTTTTTAATGCGCTTCTTAAATCCGCTTACCCCTTGCCCATCAGCCGACCGAATGTTCATATGGCAGGGGTCATCGTTTCCTTCCGATTTTTCGAATGCTGCCACAGTACGCTCCGGCAGTTCCGTAAATCGCCAGTAGATCGCTGGATCAGAGGATTGAAGGGCGTAGAACCGACGGATATGATCGCAGATTCCTCCAGACGCTTGCTCTGCGCAGTTTGCGCAAAATACAGACGTTCCGCCGTCATTCGATGGCTCGAAAGCCATTCCATTCCAGCATCCTTCGAGTTCGTCGAAATGCTTAGGGTGTAGGGCGCGGACGTACATATTTTTTTAGCGTGCGTTACTAATTTGTCGATAGCCTGCGATACCGACATCCCCTCTTCGAACTCAATCTCATCGTCCGCAACGTCGTAACTAAACGTCACTTGATACCGTGCGTCGACCTCGGTCTCAATAAGATTGTCGCCATGTCGGAAGCTAACAAGGACGGATCCCTCACTACCAGGAAACGCATTCGCTCGCCAAAGGCCATTCCTTACCCCGGCCTTCACCAAGTTAAGAGCACCAACCAACGCCATACTGGCCGGTGCACGACCTCGACCGAAATGCCAACCATCTGGCAACCTAGCGAACGAAATAATCTTGTCCTCAACGTAGCGGAGGCGCTCCAATCGCTCCGCCAAGGCCGTCTCAGACACTGTCGGCGCGCTGTGCTCAAAAAAATAGAGATTCATTTTGAGCTCGGATTTGTAGCAGTCCCTGAGGCTTGTAGGCGTTCGCTCAGCTCATCTGATGATGGCAGGGACATCCCCACCGCCTTTTCGAACTGGTCGATCCCTTCTCGTAGCTTTATCGCCAAGCTGCGCAGCGTCTCATGCGACAAACTGACACGCCCGACCACACTATCATTTAGATTCAGGAATATGGTCGCATCGCTGGGCGAATATGCAATGCCAAATCCGTTGCAATAAAGATGCGGCACACCCGCCGACGACAGCCTCCGCAAGAACTCGTCTGGAGGCAGGGTACCGGGCTGCATCGGAGCGTTGGTGACGTCGGACATGGTTGTGATGACCTTGTAATTTTACAAATGATGATAACTCTAGCGAGGGTAGATTAGCACACTGGATAACCCTGCGTTGGTCGGCTAGACGGCACTGCCTCAGTCTCGCCCATCCAATTGTCCAGACAAGTAATCACC
It encodes:
- a CDS encoding DUF72 domain-containing protein, with product MSILVGTASWTDKTLIESGAFYPPGCSSAEARLRYYASVFPVVEVDSSYYAMPSASNSALWVARTPPDFIFDMKAFRLFTGHQTEPKFIPKDLQAELPNTGKKNLYYKDVPAPIVEELWSRFFEALRPLHEAGKLGAVLFQFPHWVTAAPKSLAHVEHCAERMHPLLTAFEFRHESWFDEKHRESTLAMERARGIVHVIVDAPEGVTKRVHSIWDVTSPELAIVRLHGRNASTWSGSESAAERFNYEYSEEELHELAEPIAEMSGRAANVHVVFNNCYRDVAQRNAGTMKHLIETIAS